One stretch of Acropora muricata isolate sample 2 chromosome 12, ASM3666990v1, whole genome shotgun sequence DNA includes these proteins:
- the LOC136893549 gene encoding uncharacterized protein, whose amino-acid sequence MNNLPATFVEGFHDREAVKKMKYKALGETGLTVSNLSFGASSLGSVFRETNDAESITVVHHAIKSGINYIDVAPWYGHGKAETVLGKALKDVPREAYYIATKVGRYQPELLKMFDFSAERTLQSVDESLKRLGVDYLDIIQVHDMEFASSLDIIINETLPALEKAKDSGKVKFIGITGYPLKNFRTVLERSKVNIDTVLSYCHCCLHDTELLDYKEYFEKHGIGIVNASPISMGLLSSRGPPSWHPAGELVRNKCKEAADYCQKQGVDISKVALHFTLEMEDIPTTLVSTASIQNLQKNIDAVNAKLTDKEGNCLQFIRNNIFKPSGNLSWEGVEVAKYWQKMKAL is encoded by the exons ATGAATAATCTTCCTGCTACTTTCGTAGAGGGTTTTCACGATCGAGAGGCtgtgaagaaaatgaaatataaGGCACTTGGCGAAACTGGTCTCACTGTGTCCAATTTGAGCTTCG GGGCATCATCACTTGGAAGTGTATTTCGAGAAACAAACGATGCAGAGTCAATCACAGTTGTTCATCATGCAATAAAAAGTGGTATTAACTACATTGATGTTGCTCCATGGTATGGGCATGGCAAAGCTGAAACTGTTTTGGGAAAG gCTCTGAAAGATGTCCCCCGTGAGGCATACTACATTGCAACCAAG GTTGGCCGATATCAACCAGAACTTCTGAAGATGTTTGATTTCTCAGCTGAAAGGACCTTGCAAAGTGTAGATGAAAGCTTGAAGCGTTTGGGTGTAGATTACCTTGATATAATTCAG GTTCATGATATGGAATTTGCTTCATCATTGGATATCATCATCAATGAAACACTGCCAGCCCTGGAGAAG GCGAAGGACAGTGGCAAGGTGAAGTTCATTGGAATCACAGGATATCCATTAAAAAATTTTAG AACAGTGTTGGAGAGGAGCAAAGTAAACATTGACACTGTGTTGAGTTATTGTCATTGTTGTCTTCATGACACAGAATTGCTAGATTACAAGGAATATTTTGAG AAACATGGAATAGGAATTGTGAATGCCTCTCCAATATCTATGGGGCTATTGTCAAGTCGTGGACCACCCTCTTGGCATCCAGCTGGAGAGCTGGTACGAAATAAATGCAAAGAAGCAGCAGATTATTGCCAG AAACAAGGTGTTGATATCTCCAAAGTTGCTCTTCATTTTACATTGGAGATGGAGGACATTCCCACCACTTTAGTCAGCACTGCAAGTATTCAGAATCTTCAGAAAAATATTGATGCTGTCAATGCAAAGTTAACAGATAAGGAGGGAAATTGTTTGCAATTCATCAGGAACAA TATTTTCAAACCAAGTGGCAATCTTTCATGGGAAGGTGTTGAAGTTGCAAAGTACtggcaaaaaatgaaagcattgtAG
- the LOC136892983 gene encoding uncharacterized protein has protein sequence MISSSFLIAVSLTVVLQLSIELSTAEIPNLRPGDIAPPFVLEAKANLSQTKELLKYKTGNDSNIDGPIIFLAYTSRSGFLERLLSKPDCFQELLENSPDDVNYVFLSFEDSGNCCYHDTQLSNKLAKKFKDTLSNYYYKRLKQEMKLTLRVEPSHRTRRSFGNGREPRSRDFQSSWMSRLHFSLYPVFALGNWIPRVLSQWFCSGHNCGLDQIVLEDAQGYIMCAAKRLDARYDWLPSPTTLSKYGHLQVVYVGDACSSNKFYSDVTGNLALVANGGCSYFTKVQNCQSNGALGVIVYSNKYKSVDDMNCQGTECNTQLNIPATMIGFDTGSKIRNCTLSSQCFVRFQNTPSDVFAFGIDGQGKVQETGWFLYPSMQFLAYQAQWFNYMTKLLSNLTEDAVIVNVFNHTVLQGADGITATVDLPSLEDLQHYEHIELDFSLACPGSMDDPCPHWDHVIQLYVCCNATSDLCGLELGRWITPFRRRIGRWLTPVKPLIPLLQSADSSSRNKCNFTMKTAPWAMAWIPTLNIRLVTKIQALNQYNTFHSMETTLVPFQIVPLFRGGTFDKNYNTKYSPFNFPMPQGTDRVKLVAVITGHGSDNNNCAEFCVTSHYFIVNKKIKFTRVFKNAGTALGCADRVPEGVIPNEHGTWLYGRDGWCDGQEVIPWVVDITGALKPSYNVIEYFGWFNNTDPNPTRDPGLIRMYSYLVYYKYLN, from the exons ATGATTTCTTCAAGCTTTTTGATTGCAGTAAGTCTGACTGTCGTCTTGCAATTATCCATTGAGTTGTCCACCGCTGAGATACCAAACTTACGACCCGGTGATATCGCTCCCCCGTTTGTTCTCGAAGCAAAGGCAAATCTGTCTCAGACGAAAGAATTGCTGAAGTACAAAACAGGCAACGACTCCAACATCGATGGACCGATCATTTTCTTGGCCTACACCAGCCGATCAGGATTTTTGGAACGACTCTTGTCGAAACCTGATTGCTTCCAGGAGCTTCTAGAGAATTCGCCAGATGATGTCAACTACGTGTTTTTGTCCTTTGAAGATAGCGGTAATTGTTGTTACCACGATACTCAACTTTCAAACAAACTAGCAAAGAAGTTCAAAGATACCTTGtcgaattattattacaagag ATTAAAGCAGGAAATGAAGCTTACACTGCGTGTTGAACCCAGCCACCGAACCCGCAGATCCTTTGGAAATGGAAGAGAACCAAGAAGCCGAGATTTCCAAAGCAGCTGGATGTCGCGATTGCATTTCAGTTTATATCCCGTATTTGCCCTTGGGAACTGGATTCCGCGGGTTCTGTCTCAATGGTTTTGTTCTGGGCACAATTGCGGCTTGGATCAAATTGTTCTTGAAGATGCCCAAG GATACATCATGTGCGCAGCTAAGCGGTTAGACGCTCGTTATGATTGGTTACCTTCACCTACCACCCTTTCCAAGTATGGTCATCTGCAGGTAGTGTATGTGGGTGACGCTTGCTCGTCAAACAAGTTTTATTCAGATGTTACCGGCAACCTCGCCTTAGTTGCAAACGGAGGATGTTCATATTTCACAAAG GTTCAGAATTGTCAGAGCAATGGTGCCCTAGGTGTGATAGTGTACAGCAACAAGTATAAAAGTGTGGATGATATGAATTGTCAAGGCACAGAGTGTAATACACAGCTCAACATACCAGCTACTATGATTGGCTTCGATACTGGATCCAAAATAAGAAACTGCACCCTCTCGTCGCAGTGTTTTGTCCGTTTTCAGAACACACCCTCAGATGTATTTGCATTTGGCATCGATGGGCAAGGCAAGGTGCAAGAGACGGGATGGTTTTTGTACCCTTCGATGCAGTTCTTAGCCTATCAGGCCCAATG GTTTAATTATATGACGAAATTGCTCAGCAACCTAACAGAAGACGCAGTAATAGTTAACGTATTTAATCACACAGTTTTGCAAGGAGCGGATGGAATAACTGCAACAGTGGATTTGCCCTCATTAGAAG aTCTCCAGCATTACGAACATATAGAACTTGACTTCTCACTGGCGTGCCCAGGCTCCATGGATGATCCTTGTCCTCATTGGGATCACGTGATACAGTTGTACGTTTGTTGTAACGCGACGAGTGACCTGTGTGGCCTGGAACTGGGAAGATGGATCACACCTTTCAGAAG ACGCATTGGTCGTTGGCTGACTCCAGTTAAACCGCTGATACCATTGCTTCAATCCGCGGACTCAAGTTCCAGGAACAAATGTAACTTCACAATGAAAACAGCTCCTTGGGCGATGGCCTGGATACCAACGCTTAACATACGGCTGGTCACCAAAATCCAAG cgtTAAATCAGTACAATACATTCCACTCCATGGAGACAACCCTTGTACCTTTCCAAATCGTGCCCCTGTTCAGAGGAGGGACATTTGACAAAAATTATAACACTAAATATTCTCCCTTCAATTTCCCAATGCCACAAGGAACTGATAGAGTCAAGCTTGTGGCCGTTATTACTGGACACGGTAGCGATAACAATAATTGCGCAGAATTTTGCGTTACTTCGCATTACTTTatcgtcaacaaaaaaattaaattcaccCGAGTGTTCAAAAATGCTGGTACGGCTTTAGGGTGTGCAGACCGAGTACCTGAGGGCGTTATCCCTAACGAACATGGTACGTGGCTATATGGCCGCGATGGATGGTGTGATGGACAGGAGGTCATTCCTTGGGTAGTTGACATTACCGGCGCACTGAAGCCCTCGTACAACGTCATAGAGTACTTTGGTTGGTTTAATAATACTGACCCGAACCCCACCAGGGATCCAGGATTAATTCGAATGTACTCATACTTAGTGTATTACAAATACCTTAACTGA